One window of the Penaeus monodon isolate SGIC_2016 chromosome 1, NSTDA_Pmon_1, whole genome shotgun sequence genome contains the following:
- the LOC119573660 gene encoding extensin-like: MAGWTSNTVLTSLVVAACLGLISAAVPGPIDPRYPDYIVYPRVPCEKEGVFPHPRNCSWYYRCVDRFGIGFYWTSHFECEPGTVFSDDLDQCVFPFLTGPPCGTAGIPSGVPTSPSTIPPSTASPSTIPPSTASPSTTTPTPPPTTSPSTTTPTPPPTTSPSTTTPTPPPTTTTPTPPPTTSPSTTTPTPPPTTTTPTPPPTTSPSTTTPTPPPTTRPSTTTPTPPPPPTTPSTTTTARPVTVTDNFSVKCSHDNQRPEKPWPTKRYCQAFALCSPTGQFLGELDLCDFYFTCRLQADGTWKAELERCSGNDLFDYEKDKCVPRPADESLCG, encoded by the exons ATGGCAGGGTGGACTAGTAATACTGTTTTGACATCGCTAGTAGTTGCAGCATGCCTTGGACTCATAAGCGCAGCTGTTCCTGGTCCAATAG ATCCGAGATATCCGGATTACATTGTGTACCCCAGAGTCCCGTGTGAGAAAGAAGGCGTGTTCCCCCATCCCAGAAACTGTTCTTGGTACTACAG GTGCGTCGACAGGTTCGGCATCGGATTTTATTGGACGAGTCACTTCGAGTGCGAACCGGGGACCGTGTTCTCCGATGACCTTGACCAGTGCGTGTTCCCCTTTCTGACCGGACCGCCCTGTGGCACGGCTGGAATCCCGTCAGGCGTACCCACTAGCCCGTCTACCATTCCACCTTCAACCGCCAGCCCGTCTACCATTCCACCTTCAACCGCCAGCCCGTCTACTACAACCCCCACTCCACCTCCAACCACAAGTCCATCCACTACAACACCCACTCCACCTCCAACCACTAGCCCATCCACTACAACCCCCACTCCACCTCCAACCACTACAACCCCCACTCCACCTCCAACCACTAGCCCATCCACTACAACCCCCACTCCACCTCCAACCACTACAACTCCCACTCCACCTCCAACCACTAGCCCATCCACTACAACCCCCACTCCACCTCCAACCACTAGGCCATCCACTACAAcccccactccacctcctccacccacaACCCCATCTACTACAACCACAGCTCGTCCGGTAACAGTCACTGATAATTTCTCCGTGAAGTGTTCTCACGACAATCAGCGACCCGAAAAGCCATGGCCAACGAAGCGTTATTGTCAAGCCTTCGCCCTGTGCTCGCCGACTGGACAGTTCCTC GGTGAGTTGGACTTGTGTGATTTCTATTTCACGTGTCGCCTGCAAGCGGACGGGACGTGGAAAGCCGAGTTGGAGAGATGCTCCGGAAACGATCTCTTCGACTACGAAAAAGACAAATGTGTTCCCCGCCCTGCag ATGAATCTTTGTGTGGATGA